TGGTATTTGCGAAAACGACAGAGAAGGTGAAACAATGGCGACTTTAAAGGATGTTGCGCGGGAGGCGGGGCTGACCGTCGGCACGGTGTCGAGAGTGCTGAATAACAGGGGGTATATCAGCGAGCAGACGCGGGAAAAGGTGTATGATGTAATGAAGCGGCTGAATTATCAGCCCAATGAAATGGCGCGGTCGCTTTCCAAGCAGACCAGCAATACGATTGGCGTGATTGTTCCGCATATCGTTCATCCCTTTTTCTCGAAGGTAATCAGTAATCTGGAGCAGGCGGCGTACAGCAGCCAATATCGGATACTTCTTTTTAATTCCAAGGAAAAAGAAGAAAAAGAAGAAGAATACATAGAGGCGTGCAGGAGCAACCGGGTGGCGGGGGTCATCCTGTGCAGCGGCTCTTTCAATACTGCAAAATTTAAAAATCTCGGTTTCCCGCTGATTACGATTGAGCGGTTTCTTGACGAGGGGACGGCGGGAATCGAGTGCGACAACTACAGCGGCGGCGTGCAGGCGGCGGAGCATCTGATTGAAAGGGGCTGCCGGCATCTTCTGCACATCGGCGGTGTCAATGAGCTGCCGATGCCCGCGGACAGCAGAAAAG
This is a stretch of genomic DNA from Marvinbryantia formatexigens DSM 14469. It encodes these proteins:
- a CDS encoding LacI family DNA-binding transcriptional regulator, with the protein product MATLKDVAREAGLTVGTVSRVLNNRGYISEQTREKVYDVMKRLNYQPNEMARSLSKQTSNTIGVIVPHIVHPFFSKVISNLEQAAYSSQYRILLFNSKEKEEKEEEYIEACRSNRVAGVILCSGSFNTAKFKNLGFPLITIERFLDEGTAGIECDNYSGGVQAAEHLIERGCRHLLHIGGVNELPMPADSRKAAFDEVCRRHGVEHHAVDPGQVFYDDMNYYPVIRSALEQYPETDGIFASSDVIAAQAIRVCHEKNIEVPGQMKIVGFDDVNIASLTYPAITTVRQPVKEMAEAAVSAVVRSAAGEMVPARSVFPVSLVIREST